A part of Lactobacillus sp. ESL0700 genomic DNA contains:
- the asnA gene encoding aspartate--ammonia ligase, which yields MTLILPEKYQPTLTIRDTEAAIVFIRERFQTILAQKLNLQRMSAPMFVEKDTGLNDNLNGVERPVAFDAKDMPKDDTIEIVHSLAKWKRMALKKYGFGMHEGLYTNMNAIRRDEEMDNFHSIYVDQWDWEKVISKEDRTSETLEITVNKIFAAIKQIEAECASRYPASTYRLPDEVHFVTTQELEDRWPDISPEERENKIAKEEKAVFLMKIGDKLNHSGKPHDGRAPDYDDWQLNGDLIFWYEPLKQKLEISSMGIRVSPESLHEQLTKAGCLDREQLPFHQLLLKGELPYSIGGGIGQSRLCMLLLGKAHIGEVQASIWPKEMVTTCAKHGIPLL from the coding sequence ATGACTTTGATTTTACCAGAAAAATATCAGCCAACTTTAACAATTCGCGATACCGAAGCAGCAATCGTCTTTATTCGGGAACGATTCCAAACCATTTTAGCGCAAAAGCTTAACTTACAACGGATGTCGGCGCCAATGTTTGTCGAAAAAGACACGGGCTTAAACGACAATCTAAACGGCGTGGAGCGCCCCGTTGCCTTTGATGCCAAAGACATGCCCAAGGACGATACAATTGAGATTGTCCACTCACTTGCCAAATGGAAGCGCATGGCGCTTAAGAAGTACGGCTTTGGAATGCACGAAGGGCTCTACACTAACATGAACGCCATCCGCCGCGATGAAGAAATGGATAATTTCCATTCCATCTATGTTGACCAGTGGGACTGGGAAAAGGTCATCAGCAAGGAAGACCGTACTAGCGAAACTCTAGAAATCACCGTCAACAAGATTTTCGCAGCGATTAAACAGATTGAAGCTGAATGCGCCTCGCGTTACCCAGCTTCTACTTACCGCCTGCCTGATGAGGTCCACTTCGTTACCACGCAAGAGTTGGAAGACCGCTGGCCAGACATCAGCCCAGAGGAACGTGAAAACAAGATTGCCAAGGAAGAAAAGGCCGTCTTTTTAATGAAGATTGGCGACAAATTAAACCATAGTGGTAAGCCACACGACGGTCGTGCACCAGACTACGATGACTGGCAATTAAACGGCGACCTGATCTTCTGGTATGAGCCACTCAAACAAAAGCTGGAAATTTCTTCAATGGGAATTCGCGTTAGTCCCGAAAGTCTACACGAGCAACTAACAAAGGCCGGCTGCCTTGACCGTGAACAATTACCGTTCCACCAATTGCTGCTAAAGGGCGAATTGCCTTACTCAATCGGTGGCGGCATTGGCCAATCGCGCCTGTGCATGTTACTACTAGGCAAAGCTCATATTGGCGAAGTGCAAGCCAGCATTTGGCCTAAAGAAATGGTTACGACATGCGCCAAGCACGGCATTCCGCTATTATAA
- the cls gene encoding cardiolipin synthase → MSLLRDIARIIIITNTILAFYIVFHRRRSVSTTWAWLIILLVFPVIGMTLYGFFGRGISQENIFAINKQHHIGLRNVQKSITKAPKKISSSDTSNKAKMVVHFFDRQGESPLSKNNQVKLYTDGQPMFADMIKDIKNARETINVEFYTFYNDDIGNEILNLLIRKACEGVRVRVLYDAWGSMGATKSWFNQLCQVGGEVLPFVTSRNMITRYRINYHLHRKIVVIDGKISWTGGFNIGDQYLGRKKKFGYWRDSQVRIVGSASLLLQERFVMDWNASIQKDSQLITFNHLLFPDLDENEIHPGDVATQIVSDGPDHYNANMRNGVMKLMSQAKTRLWLQTPYLIPDDAMFATLQTVAMSGVDLRIMIPCKPDHPFIYRATQWYANELSRYGVKIYIYNHGFIHAKTIVVDDDIATVGSMNQDYRSYDLNFEDIAIFYDKNFTSEVAHAFEEDMKQSTLLSPEMIAKQGRWLRTLQSFSRMLSPIL, encoded by the coding sequence GTGAGTCTACTTCGTGACATTGCGCGTATCATCATTATTACCAACACTATTCTTGCCTTCTACATCGTCTTTCACAGACGGCGGTCGGTTTCGACAACCTGGGCATGGCTAATTATCCTGCTTGTTTTTCCCGTAATCGGGATGACACTGTACGGCTTTTTTGGCCGAGGAATTTCACAAGAAAATATTTTTGCCATTAATAAACAGCACCACATCGGGCTGCGCAATGTGCAAAAGTCAATTACTAAGGCGCCAAAGAAGATTAGCTCATCCGATACGTCTAACAAGGCCAAAATGGTCGTTCACTTCTTCGACCGCCAAGGTGAGTCGCCACTAAGTAAGAACAACCAGGTCAAGCTCTATACTGACGGTCAGCCAATGTTTGCCGACATGATTAAGGATATTAAAAACGCTCGCGAAACCATTAACGTAGAATTTTATACCTTTTATAACGATGATATTGGCAATGAAATTTTGAACTTATTAATTAGAAAGGCTTGCGAGGGCGTCCGCGTCCGCGTCCTTTATGATGCTTGGGGGTCAATGGGGGCAACCAAGTCATGGTTCAACCAATTGTGCCAAGTCGGCGGAGAAGTCTTGCCCTTCGTCACATCACGCAACATGATTACACGGTACCGGATTAATTACCACTTGCACCGCAAGATTGTAGTTATTGATGGTAAAATCTCGTGGACCGGCGGGTTTAACATCGGCGACCAATATTTAGGCCGAAAAAAGAAATTCGGCTATTGGCGCGACAGTCAGGTTCGCATTGTTGGTTCGGCTTCACTCTTACTTCAGGAACGTTTCGTCATGGATTGGAATGCTTCAATTCAAAAAGATAGCCAATTAATTACCTTTAACCACCTACTCTTTCCCGACTTAGATGAGAACGAAATCCACCCCGGCGATGTTGCCACGCAGATTGTCTCCGATGGCCCGGACCATTACAACGCCAACATGCGTAACGGCGTCATGAAATTAATGTCGCAAGCTAAAACACGGCTGTGGCTGCAAACGCCTTACCTTATCCCCGATGATGCCATGTTCGCGACCCTGCAGACAGTCGCCATGTCGGGCGTTGATTTGCGGATTATGATTCCGTGCAAGCCAGACCACCCCTTCATTTATCGGGCAACGCAATGGTACGCCAATGAACTATCGCGTTACGGCGTCAAAATTTACATCTACAATCACGGCTTCATTCACGCCAAGACAATTGTGGTTGATGATGATATTGCAACTGTCGGCTCGATGAACCAAGATTACCGTTCCTACGACCTTAACTTTGAGGACATCGCGATTTTTTATGATAAAAACTTTACTAGTGAAGTGGCCCATGCCTTTGAAGAAGATATGAAGCAGTCAACCTTGCTTTCGCCAGAGATGATTGCAAAGCAAGGTCGCTGGCTGCGCACCTTGCAGAGTTTTTCGCGGATGTTGTCCCCGATTTTATAA
- a CDS encoding alpha/beta hydrolase — MFFNTKKYKEEAEKNRKHNLSEEPSRFNMLALAILASIAPTRPLLHLHKKHVDDHAVIEEKLGDFKQVPVLYFHGFRGGDYTTNVMIKQALKDKDNPKYLKVTIDLLGNFKLEGTWTGDLNPIVQVVFRQRLIGVYAIDYYLRMLLPFLAQKFHFKNYMAVAHSLACPCVVRTEMRTYRKKNFPRLTKCAFIAGPFDGVTYMGDIPNVNGLNANGRPNVINPHYIYLLLRRKRFNPDISVLNIYGNVLDNTNSDKFISVISAKSIRYILAPGAHSYHEVEIRGQKYAEHSWMHDNPFVIKIVDKFIGLTQ, encoded by the coding sequence ATGTTCTTCAATACCAAAAAATATAAGGAAGAAGCGGAAAAGAACCGCAAACATAATCTATCTGAAGAACCCAGTAGGTTTAATATGCTCGCTTTGGCGATTTTGGCCAGCATTGCACCAACTAGGCCTCTGCTGCATCTGCACAAAAAGCACGTCGATGATCATGCCGTGATTGAAGAAAAGCTCGGCGACTTTAAGCAAGTTCCCGTGCTTTACTTTCACGGTTTTCGCGGCGGCGACTACACAACCAACGTTATGATTAAGCAGGCTCTAAAAGATAAGGATAACCCTAAGTATCTCAAGGTGACAATTGATTTACTAGGTAATTTTAAACTCGAGGGCACCTGGACCGGCGACTTAAACCCCATCGTCCAAGTGGTCTTTCGGCAGCGGCTAATCGGCGTGTACGCGATTGACTATTATTTGCGGATGCTGCTGCCCTTTTTAGCACAAAAATTTCACTTTAAAAATTATATGGCCGTCGCTCATTCACTCGCTTGCCCGTGCGTTGTCCGCACTGAGATGCGCACCTACCGCAAGAAGAACTTCCCGCGGCTGACCAAGTGCGCCTTTATTGCCGGGCCCTTTGACGGTGTGACTTATATGGGCGACATCCCGAACGTTAACGGCCTTAATGCCAACGGCCGCCCCAACGTGATTAACCCACATTACATCTACCTGCTGCTCAGGCGCAAGCGGTTCAACCCCGACATTTCCGTTTTAAACATTTATGGTAACGTCCTTGACAACACCAATAGCGACAAGTTTATTTCCGTTATTTCCGCTAAAAGCATTCGCTACATTCTGGCACCCGGTGCCCATTCATACCACGAAGTTGAAATCCGTGGGCAAAAATACGCCGAGCACAGCTGGATGCATGATAATCCGTTCGTTATCAAGATCGTCGATAAATTTATCGGCTTAACACAGTAA
- a CDS encoding ribonuclease H family protein, producing MKFYAVKKGRVPGIYRTWDATKKQVDGFSGARFKSFNEEADAIEFIGGDPKTIYRQGKNHKAKPKPKRKPVKHVTNVKKPAAPSITAKHVLPKSEDTLQNAIAKIQRFSEQTKMQSPKSEPQVKQAIKKAPEKKTQVQRDQTYFATIYTDGGTRNTGNYKGGHVKPTDKAAWAYLIEWQEAGEPKSTYGTNGEFGATNNKMELTALIEALKKLLELNFNTKPLLFVLDSQYVLNPITKGWLKSWKKRGWKKSSKGEIANLAGWQELDRLLAQFSNPEFEWTKGHANNRGNEFVDHTLNKFMDQM from the coding sequence ATGAAATTTTATGCAGTAAAAAAGGGCCGTGTTCCCGGAATTTATCGTACGTGGGATGCAACCAAAAAGCAAGTTGATGGGTTTTCTGGGGCTAGATTTAAGTCTTTCAATGAGGAAGCTGATGCAATTGAATTTATTGGTGGAGATCCTAAAACAATCTATCGGCAAGGTAAAAATCATAAGGCTAAGCCTAAACCTAAACGCAAACCGGTTAAGCACGTAACTAATGTAAAGAAGCCTGCAGCCCCCTCAATTACTGCTAAGCATGTACTGCCCAAGAGTGAGGACACCTTGCAAAATGCAATCGCTAAGATTCAACGCTTTAGTGAACAGACCAAGATGCAGTCACCAAAGTCTGAGCCGCAAGTTAAGCAAGCAATTAAAAAAGCACCCGAGAAAAAAACTCAGGTGCAGAGGGATCAAACTTATTTTGCGACAATCTATACCGATGGCGGTACCCGCAATACCGGTAATTATAAGGGCGGTCACGTTAAGCCAACGGATAAGGCTGCGTGGGCTTACCTGATTGAATGGCAGGAAGCTGGAGAGCCTAAGTCAACTTATGGCACAAACGGCGAGTTTGGTGCCACCAATAATAAGATGGAATTGACCGCATTAATCGAGGCTCTTAAAAAACTGCTGGAACTCAACTTTAATACCAAGCCGCTCTTGTTTGTGCTTGATTCACAATATGTTTTGAACCCAATTACAAAGGGCTGGCTTAAAAGTTGGAAAAAGCGGGGCTGGAAGAAGAGTTCCAAGGGTGAAATTGCTAATTTAGCTGGTTGGCAAGAGCTAGATCGCCTGCTTGCCCAGTTTAGCAATCCCGAATTTGAGTGGACCAAAGGTCACGCCAATAATCGCGGTAATGAGTTTGTTGACCATACCTTGAACAAGTTTATGGATCAGATGTAA
- a CDS encoding DUF1002 domain-containing protein yields MKKIFSIITVLLVTLAAACGFTQKPQVVKADDLPIVCLGTSLTDPQRDGTLKTLTAPLNGSSYQTITINGEDLVKYLNPSGDNFTTGSGVWSSAMIQKTASGSGINVQILNYKGSNNITTITANQYKNAALTAGIADANIYVTSATPIDGSGALAGVYAAYAKTGDHLNQSQVNAAQDEMGTLSKITKENKNKDGYTDAQLNNAIAGAKQEMGKIGNNISDSQIHDIVNNQININHLGNTINNNQKQQIINVLIEVRDSGALKNHNFKEQAATLSKGIEKNAKNIFNKLNTQENRNWFEQLWDNIASFFGHLFGGTIVTIK; encoded by the coding sequence ATGAAAAAAATATTTTCGATAATAACAGTATTGCTAGTAACACTTGCCGCGGCCTGCGGATTTACCCAAAAGCCGCAAGTCGTAAAGGCTGACGATTTACCAATAGTTTGTTTAGGAACATCATTAACCGACCCACAGCGTGATGGGACATTGAAGACCTTAACCGCGCCGCTTAATGGTTCTAGTTACCAAACAATTACAATTAACGGTGAGGACCTCGTCAAGTACCTTAATCCTTCAGGCGATAACTTCACGACCGGTTCAGGCGTCTGGTCTAGTGCCATGATCCAGAAGACAGCCAGTGGAAGTGGTATCAACGTGCAGATTTTAAATTATAAAGGCAGTAACAACATTACAACCATTACCGCTAACCAATACAAGAATGCCGCTTTAACCGCGGGGATCGCTGACGCCAACATTTATGTCACCAGCGCCACCCCAATCGATGGTTCCGGTGCTTTGGCCGGCGTTTATGCCGCTTATGCCAAGACCGGCGACCATTTAAACCAAAGCCAAGTAAATGCCGCTCAAGATGAGATGGGCACTTTAAGCAAAATCACTAAGGAAAACAAGAACAAAGATGGCTACACCGATGCCCAATTAAACAATGCAATTGCTGGTGCCAAACAAGAAATGGGCAAAATCGGCAACAACATTTCTGATAGTCAAATCCATGATATTGTTAATAACCAAATTAATATTAATCATCTTGGCAACACAATTAATAACAACCAAAAGCAGCAAATTATTAACGTGCTAATCGAGGTACGCGATTCGGGTGCTCTGAAGAACCATAATTTTAAAGAACAGGCAGCGACCCTTTCTAAAGGAATCGAAAAGAATGCCAAAAACATCTTTAATAAACTTAACACACAAGAAAACCGCAACTGGTTTGAGCAGCTTTGGGATAATATTGCCAGCTTTTTCGGTCATTTATTTGGCGGCACCATCGTTACTATTAAATAA
- a CDS encoding glycosyltransferase family 2 protein, whose translation MLEQPELTIIMPVYNVAKYLARALDHLAVQNDMNFKLLVVNDGSTDNTRKIAESYQDKFRYFKIINKPNGGLSDARNVGLKNVDTPYFTFHDGDDWVDPGYTAFFVHAFHAHPDAAMVSCGFWLDYENKSGSIAATKKVVHGMKKKFRTYQLVSNPLGSLFNNHILATPVKGYTWNKGYRIAVVRQHHLRFVEDLAFMEDQIFNVQYLALTEGFYCDSQPLYHYWQRKDSMVHNFNLKMIPDDFKANYIVAKIVARSLWHEHHQKQQGQHLIEASERDQQ comes from the coding sequence ATGCTCGAGCAACCTGAATTAACTATCATCATGCCAGTGTATAATGTTGCTAAGTATCTAGCGCGGGCGCTAGATCACCTAGCCGTGCAAAATGACATGAACTTTAAGCTGCTGGTTGTCAATGATGGCTCAACAGATAATACACGTAAAATAGCGGAGAGTTACCAAGATAAGTTTCGCTATTTTAAAATCATTAATAAACCCAACGGTGGTCTGTCTGATGCCCGTAATGTCGGCTTAAAGAATGTCGATACGCCGTATTTTACTTTTCATGATGGTGATGATTGGGTTGATCCCGGATACACGGCCTTTTTTGTGCATGCTTTCCATGCTCATCCAGATGCGGCGATGGTTTCGTGTGGCTTTTGGCTGGATTATGAAAACAAGTCGGGGTCAATTGCGGCAACTAAAAAGGTTGTCCACGGGATGAAGAAAAAGTTCAGAACGTATCAACTGGTTAGTAACCCCCTTGGCTCGCTATTTAACAATCATATTTTGGCAACGCCAGTTAAGGGCTATACGTGGAATAAAGGTTATCGCATTGCCGTCGTGCGCCAGCATCATTTACGGTTTGTGGAAGACTTGGCGTTTATGGAAGACCAGATTTTCAATGTCCAGTACTTGGCATTGACCGAGGGTTTTTATTGCGATAGTCAGCCGCTCTATCATTATTGGCAGCGCAAGGATAGTATGGTGCACAATTTTAACCTCAAAATGATCCCAGATGACTTTAAGGCTAATTACATTGTAGCTAAAATTGTGGCTCGCAGTCTGTGGCATGAACATCATCAAAAACAGCAAGGCCAGCACTTAATTGAAGCAAGTGAGAGGGATCAACAATGA
- a CDS encoding alpha/beta hydrolase — MREKVNGNELYYNKLGQGAPLLLLHGHHLDGGMFDQVVAPLSLYYTVYVLDMRGHGLSKGEIAEHYQTEVEDVAAFIKQVNIRGCYCFGFDAGGLVAMMLASQDQHIFKKLMVASVFVNGNGIRPYHYLTEGVLRYLHFDRDSQVELTESFMSVDSLKAIKIPTYCVVGEKDWVKVEHVRWYSQIIPQGQLLIMPRQKHNSYAINSFKLLNLMEDFFK; from the coding sequence ATGAGAGAAAAGGTTAATGGCAACGAACTTTACTATAATAAACTAGGTCAGGGTGCACCGCTCTTGTTACTTCATGGTCACCACTTAGATGGTGGGATGTTTGACCAAGTTGTGGCACCACTATCGCTTTATTACACAGTCTATGTGCTAGATATGCGCGGTCATGGTCTAAGTAAGGGCGAGATTGCCGAGCATTACCAAACAGAAGTTGAGGATGTGGCGGCTTTTATTAAGCAGGTTAATATTCGCGGCTGTTATTGCTTTGGCTTTGATGCCGGTGGTCTTGTTGCCATGATGCTAGCTAGTCAGGATCAACATATTTTCAAAAAATTGATGGTTGCCAGTGTTTTTGTCAATGGCAATGGCATTCGGCCTTACCACTACTTAACAGAGGGCGTTTTACGGTATTTGCATTTTGACCGTGATAGTCAGGTAGAATTGACCGAAAGTTTTATGTCTGTTGATAGTCTGAAGGCAATAAAAATCCCAACTTACTGCGTTGTCGGTGAAAAGGATTGGGTCAAGGTTGAGCATGTGCGCTGGTACAGCCAGATAATTCCGCAAGGACAACTGCTCATCATGCCGCGGCAAAAGCACAATAGCTATGCAATAAATAGTTTTAAATTGTTAAATTTAATGGAAGACTTTTTCAAGTAA
- a CDS encoding ribose-phosphate diphosphokinase, translating to MNKEEILELMHPMKLIGLGGNPALNEKIAAILKKPLIETAVQHFSDGEIQVNIGESVRGCDVFVIQSIQDPVNENFMELEITLDALHRASAHRVNVVVPYLAYSRSDTKTRSREPITAKLVANLLQLTGMDHLIALDLHASQIQGFYNVPVDHLHALPLLGQYFLDNGIATKDDDDLVIVSPDHSGAKLARNFGQIFNAPIAIVDQRRARYDADVHNMIGDVKDKKCIVVDDLIDTGSRISSSTKSVMAAGAKKVYVAATHALLSQDATEVLNELPIEQIVVTDTIRHKHYPDRMVRISVDLLLARGINCVYNDRSMHLISESNLK from the coding sequence ATGAACAAGGAAGAAATCTTGGAATTAATGCATCCAATGAAGCTAATTGGATTAGGCGGAAATCCAGCTTTAAATGAAAAAATCGCGGCAATTTTGAAAAAGCCGTTGATTGAAACAGCAGTCCAACACTTTAGTGATGGTGAAATTCAAGTAAATATCGGCGAAAGTGTCAGAGGCTGTGATGTCTTTGTTATCCAGTCAATTCAAGACCCAGTTAACGAAAACTTTATGGAATTGGAAATCACGCTGGATGCTTTGCACCGAGCTTCAGCCCACCGGGTTAATGTTGTGGTGCCATACTTGGCATACTCACGCTCGGACACTAAAACGCGGTCACGGGAACCAATTACTGCTAAATTAGTTGCTAACTTATTGCAATTAACGGGGATGGACCACTTAATTGCACTTGACCTTCATGCTTCGCAAATTCAGGGCTTTTATAATGTACCAGTTGACCATTTGCACGCACTGCCGCTTTTGGGGCAATACTTCTTGGACAATGGGATTGCAACTAAGGATGACGACGACTTAGTAATCGTATCGCCTGACCATTCCGGCGCTAAGTTAGCTCGGAATTTTGGCCAGATCTTTAATGCGCCAATTGCAATCGTTGACCAGCGCCGTGCTCGTTATGATGCAGATGTTCATAACATGATTGGCGATGTTAAAGACAAAAAGTGTATTGTCGTTGATGATTTGATTGATACTGGTTCACGGATTTCTTCGTCAACTAAATCAGTAATGGCTGCAGGTGCTAAAAAGGTCTATGTTGCGGCTACTCACGCATTATTATCTCAAGATGCGACAGAAGTTTTGAATGAGTTACCTATTGAGCAAATTGTTGTTACTGACACGATTAGACACAAGCATTATCCAGACAGAATGGTGCGGATTTCGGTTGATTTGCTTTTAGCGCGAGGAATAAATTGTGTTTATAATGACCGTTCAATGCACTTAATTAGTGAAAGTAATTTGAAGTAA
- a CDS encoding TetR/AcrR family transcriptional regulator, with protein MARRKNYKRRRIILSNTFHLIKENGMDKVSFQMIAERSGISKSLLQSYYSHKAKLTDDVVRNLLDTLDRQVEKFNKTKNSDICARTDAFIYTIAKLGISDRGLDRIISEAFESNETLDNWSRMLTGWITQNRLFAEDKYNFDDVQTGIAFVVTGVGRLYRDRDLHGLSAEQMADYATSALMYTFLHCSTKQIKKALSDGHKIIASINIKKVHHAIDTMFDEGKEIVC; from the coding sequence ATGGCAAGACGAAAGAATTATAAAAGAAGAAGAATCATTTTAAGTAACACATTTCACTTAATCAAAGAAAATGGAATGGATAAAGTTTCTTTTCAAATGATTGCGGAGAGATCTGGAATTTCTAAATCATTGCTGCAATCGTATTATTCACATAAGGCTAAATTGACCGATGATGTCGTTCGCAATCTGCTCGACACCTTGGACAGACAAGTTGAAAAATTTAATAAAACTAAAAACAGTGATATTTGTGCTCGGACTGATGCTTTTATTTATACAATTGCAAAATTGGGGATTTCTGATCGCGGCCTTGACCGGATCATTTCCGAAGCTTTTGAAAGTAATGAAACACTGGACAATTGGAGCAGAATGCTGACAGGCTGGATTACACAGAACCGGCTGTTTGCTGAAGACAAATACAATTTTGATGATGTACAAACAGGTATTGCCTTTGTTGTTACCGGTGTTGGTCGACTATATCGCGACCGTGATTTACATGGTCTGTCAGCTGAGCAGATGGCAGACTATGCAACTAGTGCATTGATGTACACTTTCTTGCATTGTTCAACTAAGCAAATCAAAAAGGCACTCAGTGATGGTCATAAGATTATTGCTTCAATCAATATCAAGAAGGTTCATCATGCAATTGATACTATGTTTGATGAAGGCAAAGAAATTGTGTGTTAG